In Mytilus edulis chromosome 6, xbMytEdul2.2, whole genome shotgun sequence, the following proteins share a genomic window:
- the LOC139526168 gene encoding uncharacterized protein, whose product MILSQVLETLEDEMELRNVNIEDFFGEFPSNVMDENASGDLINTSAVSFDLGLDLDLWLQVPSENGKIQNVKDEEPKDQEQGVESRFAEMTDNESDTLIEDAENKNTKKATKWAVNVYEEKNTCN is encoded by the exons ATGATCTTATCACAAGTATTAGAAACATTGGAGGATGAAATGGAACTGAGAAATGTAAATATAGAGGACTTTTTTGGAGAGTTTCCTAGTAATGTGATGGATGAGAATGCATCTGGAGATTTAATCAACACCTCAGCTGTTTCATTTGACCTAGGACTAGACTTAGATCTATGGTTGCAAGTTCCTTCGGAAAACGGAAAGATCCAAAATGTCAAG GATGAAGAACCTAAAGATCAGGAACAAGGAGTCGAATCAAGGTTTGCAGAAATGACAGACAATGAAAGTGATACACTTATTGAAGATGCTgagaacaaaaacacaaagaaagccacaaaatggGCAGTTAATGTCTATGAAGAAAAGAACACTTGCAACTAG
- the LOC139528045 gene encoding cyanophycinase-like isoform X4, whose translation MYHAHSVYCIPINVNTTSANSDPHVIERIKQQTGIFFAGGEPESVIESLFYKNHVPSPALLAIKEMFDAGILVSGSSAGAECMPSAVMVWGGTGSSYNALQFGTYDGSVVSDRDYQLYDKEGGVGLLDGFIIDAHFSDRGREGRLIRLLSDTRHLHHGTDWGFGIDEDTALVITNVGTENEKAEVIGYKGVFFADVSQSNITAKYNSYSIGNVMVHYLTHGDSLFLKNKTIIFSSTKSLMSGFERNSRARTSKDIFNSNITISHSNEPLPVHYPEFVKVANSLFDSKLDNVSYGDTYEHNPTFRVFMSRSGAGAKGYTERGQEFQTNDITSYKNLQVNITSLG comes from the exons ATGTACCATGCTCACTCAGTTTACTGTATCCCCATCAACGTCAATACTACATCTGCTAACTCTGATCCTCATGTTATAGAGAGGATTAAACAGCAGACAGGTATATTCTTCGCAGGAGGTGAACCTGAGAGTGTTATAGAATC attgttttataaaaatcatgTTCCGTCACCAGCGCTTCTTGCTATAAAGGAGATGTTTGATGCTGGAATTCTCGTATCAGGAAGCAGTGCTGGTGCAGAATGTATGCCATCCGCTGTTATGGTGTGGGGTGGTA CTGGATCTAGTTACAATGCACTACAGTTTGGTACGTATGATGGATCAGTAGTGAGTGATAGAGATTATCAGTTGTATGACAAAGAAGGTGGAGTGGGACTACTGGATGGTTTTATTATCGATGCACATTTTAG TGATCGAGGAAGAGAGGGACGGTTGATACGACTTTTATCGGACACTCGTCATTTACATCATGGTACTGATTGGGGGTTTGGTATTGACGAAGATACAGCCTTAGTAATTACCAATGTTGGGACTGAAAACGAAAAAGCTGAG GTAATTGGGTATAAAGGTGTATTTTTCGCGGATGTATCCCAGTCAAATATAACAGCAAAATATAATTCCTACAGCATTGGAAATGTTATGGTACACTACTTGACACATGGTGACAgcctctttttgaaaaataaaactataatattCTCGTCAACAAAATCACTCATGTCTGGATTTGAAAGAAACAGTCGTGCGAGGACATCAAAAGATATTTTCAACTCTAATATAACAATAAGCCACTCTAATGAGCCACTTCCGGTTCATTATCCAGAATTTGTAAAGGTTGCCAACAGTTTATTTGATTCAAAACTTGACAACGTTAGTTACGGTGACACATATGAACATAACCCTACATTCCGGGTGTTTATGTCACGATCTGGGGCAGGAGCTAAAGGATATACAGAAAGAGGCCAAGAATTTCAAACCAATGATATTACTTCGTATAAAAATTTACAAGTGAATATTACGTCGTTAGGATGA
- the LOC139528045 gene encoding cyanophycinase-like isoform X3, with protein MEWFCHYLLVLLLTVNGFLIDEKFQLKNRLGRTLVLGGGIYDDNNTEIYGTIVRLAGGVNHAKLGIVLAASGDFNATCTFYVNVFLDMYHAHSVYCIPINVNTTSANSDPHVIERIKQQTAGSSYNALQFGTYDGSVVSDRDYQLYDKEGGVGLLDGFIIDAHFSDRGREGRLIRLLSDTRHLHHGTDWGFGIDEDTALVITNVGTENEKAEVIGYKGVFFADVSQSNITAKYNSYSIGNVMVHYLTHGDSLFLKNKTIIFSSTKSLMSGFERNSRARTSKDIFNSNITISHSNEPLPVHYPEFVKVANSLFDSKLDNVSYGDTYEHNPTFRVFMSRSGAGAKGYTERGQEFQTNDITSYKNLQVNITSLG; from the exons ATGGAATGGTTTTGTCATTATTTACTAGTCCTTCTTTTAACTGTGAATGgatttttaattgatgaaaaatttcaaCTGAAGAACCGCCTTGGAAGAACTCTGGTTTTAGGTGGAGGTATTTATGATGACAATAATACGGAAATTTACGGAACAATTGTTCGTTTAGCA ggAGGCGTAAACCATGCAAAACTAGGTATAGTTTTAGCTGCTTCTGGTGATTTTAATGCCACCTGTACATTTTATGTAAATGTCTTTCTGGATATGTACCATGCTCACTCAGTTTACTGTATCCCCATCAACGTCAATACTACATCTGCTAACTCTGATCCTCATGTTATAGAGAGGATTAAACAGCAGACAG CTGGATCTAGTTACAATGCACTACAGTTTGGTACGTATGATGGATCAGTAGTGAGTGATAGAGATTATCAGTTGTATGACAAAGAAGGTGGAGTGGGACTACTGGATGGTTTTATTATCGATGCACATTTTAG TGATCGAGGAAGAGAGGGACGGTTGATACGACTTTTATCGGACACTCGTCATTTACATCATGGTACTGATTGGGGGTTTGGTATTGACGAAGATACAGCCTTAGTAATTACCAATGTTGGGACTGAAAACGAAAAAGCTGAG GTAATTGGGTATAAAGGTGTATTTTTCGCGGATGTATCCCAGTCAAATATAACAGCAAAATATAATTCCTACAGCATTGGAAATGTTATGGTACACTACTTGACACATGGTGACAgcctctttttgaaaaataaaactataatattCTCGTCAACAAAATCACTCATGTCTGGATTTGAAAGAAACAGTCGTGCGAGGACATCAAAAGATATTTTCAACTCTAATATAACAATAAGCCACTCTAATGAGCCACTTCCGGTTCATTATCCAGAATTTGTAAAGGTTGCCAACAGTTTATTTGATTCAAAACTTGACAACGTTAGTTACGGTGACACATATGAACATAACCCTACATTCCGGGTGTTTATGTCACGATCTGGGGCAGGAGCTAAAGGATATACAGAAAGAGGCCAAGAATTTCAAACCAATGATATTACTTCGTATAAAAATTTACAAGTGAATATTACGTCGTTAGGATGA
- the LOC139528045 gene encoding cyanophycinase-like isoform X2, giving the protein MEWFCHYLLVLLLTVNGFLIDEKFQLKNRLGRTLVLGGGIYDDNNTEIYGTIVRLAGGVNHAKLGIVLAASGDFNATCTFYVNVFLDMYHAHSVYCIPINVNTTSANSDPHVIERIKQQTGIFFAGGEPESVIESLFYKNHVPSPALLAIKEMFDAGILVSGSSAGAECMPSAVMVWGGTGSSYNALQFGTYDGSVVSDRDYQLYDKEGGVGLLDGFIIDAHFSDRGREGRLIRLLSDTRHLHHGTDWGFGIDEDTALVITNVGTENEKAEVIGYKGVFFADVSQSNITAKYNSYSIGNVMVHYLTHGDSLFLKNKTIIFSSTKSLMSGFERNSRARTSKDIFNSNITISHSNEPLPVHYPEFVKVANSLFDSKLDNVSYGDTYEHNPTFRVFMSRSGAGAKGYTERGQEFQTNDITSYKNLQVNITSLG; this is encoded by the exons ATGGAATGGTTTTGTCATTATTTACTAGTCCTTCTTTTAACTGTGAATGgatttttaattgatgaaaaatttcaaCTGAAGAACCGCCTTGGAAGAACTCTGGTTTTAGGTGGAGGTATTTATGATGACAATAATACGGAAATTTACGGAACAATTGTTCGTTTAGCA ggAGGCGTAAACCATGCAAAACTAGGTATAGTTTTAGCTGCTTCTGGTGATTTTAATGCCACCTGTACATTTTATGTAAATGTCTTTCTGGATATGTACCATGCTCACTCAGTTTACTGTATCCCCATCAACGTCAATACTACATCTGCTAACTCTGATCCTCATGTTATAGAGAGGATTAAACAGCAGACAGGTATATTCTTCGCAGGAGGTGAACCTGAGAGTGTTATAGAATC attgttttataaaaatcatgTTCCGTCACCAGCGCTTCTTGCTATAAAGGAGATGTTTGATGCTGGAATTCTCGTATCAGGAAGCAGTGCTGGTGCAGAATGTATGCCATCCGCTGTTATGGTGTGGGGTGGTA CTGGATCTAGTTACAATGCACTACAGTTTGGTACGTATGATGGATCAGTAGTGAGTGATAGAGATTATCAGTTGTATGACAAAGAAGGTGGAGTGGGACTACTGGATGGTTTTATTATCGATGCACATTTTAG TGATCGAGGAAGAGAGGGACGGTTGATACGACTTTTATCGGACACTCGTCATTTACATCATGGTACTGATTGGGGGTTTGGTATTGACGAAGATACAGCCTTAGTAATTACCAATGTTGGGACTGAAAACGAAAAAGCTGAG GTAATTGGGTATAAAGGTGTATTTTTCGCGGATGTATCCCAGTCAAATATAACAGCAAAATATAATTCCTACAGCATTGGAAATGTTATGGTACACTACTTGACACATGGTGACAgcctctttttgaaaaataaaactataatattCTCGTCAACAAAATCACTCATGTCTGGATTTGAAAGAAACAGTCGTGCGAGGACATCAAAAGATATTTTCAACTCTAATATAACAATAAGCCACTCTAATGAGCCACTTCCGGTTCATTATCCAGAATTTGTAAAGGTTGCCAACAGTTTATTTGATTCAAAACTTGACAACGTTAGTTACGGTGACACATATGAACATAACCCTACATTCCGGGTGTTTATGTCACGATCTGGGGCAGGAGCTAAAGGATATACAGAAAGAGGCCAAGAATTTCAAACCAATGATATTACTTCGTATAAAAATTTACAAGTGAATATTACGTCGTTAGGATGA